The Vicia villosa cultivar HV-30 ecotype Madison, WI unplaced genomic scaffold, Vvil1.0 ctg.001179F_1_1_3, whole genome shotgun sequence genomic sequence ttgaagattaaaatatatgtaaaatcacataatttttgaaaatgatatatcttgaaattaaattttatgaaaagttattaaaataattttaaatttaagtgatttttttaaaaaaaaaattgataactaAAAAAAGTTATAGTAAAAAAtacctaaaataatattttatgaataattgtttaaattaatttttatttaaagatttttttttaaatgttataaaattttgtataaaaaatatgTAATATTATAAAAAGATTAGAAAAAACTGAAACAAGTGGATCCTCTATCTTATGTATTCTAATTTACTTTAATAAAAAAGGACGTATTCAAGTATATTTGATTGTCCAATCAAGTTTTAAAAGTTTTGATTTAAAAgtaattttggaaaaataaagCTGTTTTGTGAGTCGTACAATCAAGATCAAACAATTAATATCATCATGATAACACGAATACGTGAAAATCCCAATGACAAGGGATTCAATTTCCTATCTTATGGTTCTATAGATTGTAGCATGTTTGAAGTTCAAACTTCAATTGCATATACAAAATCTACACAATTTTAACGTATTTGTAGCAATGACTTATATATTAAAGgcaaaataccatttttcgtcctTTAACTTTACCCCGgaggtccattttggtcccttaatttttaaaatattcaaatcGATTCCTTAACTATTAAAATGGGGCATATGAGTCCCTTCCGTCTATTTCATACAAATGTTCGTTTATGAGTGTATGCGTGGCAGATGACTTGGCAgttgaacttcatcttcattaTTTTGGTTGAGTTCTATAGGGTCTGCATCTCAAAATcgaattagggtttagggtttttttCTTGAAATTGTTCATAGATTTCCAAAAATTGAAGGTTAGCGTTGGAGCAGTCATGAAATTCGACTATTGTTCATCCTTCTTGAAACAAAAAACTATGAAAGTTTAAACTCCAATGTATACACGAGCTTGAATTTTCCATGGAAACACTTTTGCCATTGTGGAGACAAAGATGTTTTTTGTAGGGCAACGGCAACCAAGAATTATGGAAAACATTGTTGGGGTTGTCTGTGTTTTAAGGTATGCATGTTTTATGTACAAATCGATCGTACACTAATTTTAGTTTGAGCTTCTATTGTTTCAACTTCAATCTATGTAAATTTTAGGGATCTTTGATACCTGGGTATGGGTAATTTGAATAGTTCTATGAGCATTTTGAAGATGAGAAATGGTAATTTGTGATGATTAGGTTGGAATAGTTCTTGAGTTTCTTGTGTTCCTTGAGTTCCTCTAGTTCTTGGTGTTTGTGCTCCTTGAGTTCCTATAATTCTTGGTGTCTGTGTTCCCTGAGTTTCTTGGAACAGGTTGTTGAGAAGCTTAAGTTTGTTGTTGAGAAGCTTGAGTTGTTGGTGTCACCTTACAAGTTGATTTATTGTGCCATTACTACTTGCACCTACTGCACTTGGCAATTAACCCTGTTCTCCTTATTTTCCTGCCAGTCTCATCAATATCTCTTTGTTTAATATTCCTTTTCTTCTTTGGTCTACCAAGCATTTTTTTATACTTAGGTGGTTTCACATATGGATATTGTGTCCTAACCCATAGGTTTGATCCATTTATAGGATAAATTACATGTTTGTAGACTGACATGTACCTTGATTTTTTGTAACAGTCAGGGATATAATCATCAATCTTAAAGTTCCTACTCTTTGTAGATGACAATTCATAAACACAAGGCAGTCCTGTGAGTTCCCACCTTCTACAAGAGCATACACGGTCTTTCAAATTCACAAAAAAACATTTCTGCTGGATTTACAACATGCTTTACTTCAAAGATGTGTTCATCAGATATCCTACAATATTAGTTTACAAATATCAGTTTATGCACAACAATATTAACTTTAATTGGTGTAATCATTCTTACATACCTGACCATCCATAAGTTGGTGTTACTATTTGTTCTCTCAACCTTCCTTCTAATATTAGGCAAAACATCATCAGCCAATTTTTGAAATCTCACCCTGTTGTTTCCCCATATTTCCATACAATATGTTCCGATCTCTTCCAACATAGTCACTAATGGATTTGACCTTGACTCAAGAATAACACTATTGAAAGCTTCTGACATGTTATTGAGAACAACATCACACTTGTTAGTTGTCCTAAAATATAATCTATTCTAAAATCTTGGAGGGGTCTTAATCATATGGAGATATGCATCTTCATTGACCACTCTTATTCCCATGCTTGTGAATATGTTGATTTTGCAGCCTTTCAAATAATTTCCTTCAACATCATTCCAGGATATCTCTTCCTAAAGTTGTTATACAAGTGCCTCACACAGAATCTTTGCTCAACATTAGGCAAAAACTCATCCATGGTTGATAGTAGACCCtctaaaataacaaacaacaacacaTCAAAGTATATAGCATGAGATAACATACTTATGTAAGGAGAAAGTAAGCATGTTTACATACCTTTTATTGATCTGAAATGAATGTGTATGTGACCCTGGGTTTGCTCTTAACATTTCATGACAATATGCATATATTCTAGTGTAATCCCCTAAGAAAGAACCATCAACCATATCTCTACCTTTAAATCTTGCTCTTATTGCCTTAGTCTCGTTGACACCTAGATTCCACTTCCTTTGTGCCTTTGCCTTTATATCCTCGATCTTCATCCTAGGATTGTTTTTTAAAGAGTTTTGAATCCTTTTTCCAAATCACTTGGTAGTCATCATCTTCACATTATACTTTCTGCTACAATTATGTTTATCATTTACCTTTCTTAGTTTCCAAGATTCTTCATTTGGAAATTTGGCACAATATGCTTCCCACTCACAATCAACCTTACATCTAACTCTCACCCTTATTTTGTCATTTTTAGTGAGCTTAAGGTTTCTTCCACTTTGGACAACATATGATGTTATGGCTTCCTTAAATTTATCTTTTGAACTAAAATACATTCCTATCTCTTATTTGTAATTTGACATGTCCTTTTGCATCTTGAACATTAGGTAAGTCTTTCTTTTAGCACCACTACTATCATCACTCTCACACCCACTTATTAGTTATTCACTATCATTATCACTCCTTTTAAATTCTTCCTTGTCTTCTTCCCACTTCTCTTTATGTTTTTTGCCTTTTCCCTCATCATGATGTTCATATTCAAGTAGATTAGCCACTTCATCTTCCTCTAAATCATCTTACCCACCAAAAGAATACTCAAAAGCTACTTCTAGAGCACTATCATAATTGTACAACTCATCTTCACTATCATCAGAAATTAACTCATCATGCACCTCACCAGCCTCCACACCAACATTATCACCCTCCACACCAACATTATCATCCTCTACACTAACATCCTCAGTTTCCTTCAACTTATCTTCCCCACTAACTACTTCTTCATACATTTTAGCAAGAAAATCTTCCTCATCATTGACAATGTCAACATTGTCTATTTCTGCTTCTATAGGACCATCATAATAATCAGGCTGAGATAACGTATGTTGAATATAGATGTTAACACTTATATGCACCCTGTAAAGATCAGCTATTTCTAATGCACCTTTATCAACAACCAAAACATTTATCCTAAATGAGGGGTCCTTGTAATATATTATCTCAAAATTCCTATAACCTAACTCCTTCAGTACACCTACCAACTCAACAAAACTCTATTTGTCAACATCTATTTTTAAATCATCAACTTGTCCTCCTTGATACGCACTAAGTTCACCATCAATGAATTCACCACTGTGATGAATACTTAGTTTTAAATAGTCATCCATTTCACCTACTGAGATCAAATCCCAAATTAAATTGTGCCCTAATAAACTTACAGAAGAAACACACAAATCCCTAAAATAGAACAAACATGAAAAGCCCTAAATTACTAATACATGCAAAACGAATACATGAAAAATCCTACATTTCTACCACTTTCAGAATGAATATATGAATATCCCTAAATGTCTACCACTCTCTGAACGAATACATGAAAGCCCTAAATTTCTACCACTCTCAAAATCAATAAATGCAAAAATTTCTGACCTATATTCAATAGCGTCTTCAGTCCTCCATTCTACCTTCGATTTCGCCTTCAATAACGCATGCAATCTAGCAAAATGATGAAGTTCCCTTCGATTTCGCCTTCGTACCACGAGAGCACTGTTGAAGTTCTAGAGCTTTTTCGTTTTCACTTTCAAaagatattttttctttttggaatACTTATTCATGTTATATTTACATCACCATTGATCTAATCCACGTGGATAACTTTTTATAACTTTCACTAATGGAAACAAATAGAAGGACAAACGTGGCGCTATTTTAATAGTTAAGGGATCGATTTGAACATTTAAAAAATTAAGAGATCAAAATGGACCCCGAGATAAAGTTAAAGGacgaaaaaaatgtattttgctTATATTGAACATTGTTCATTATACTCCACGTAGTACTCCTAAATTTTATGGAAATTCAAAAATGTCTTTCCCCTACTTGGACACTAAGgagcatgggtttttaatgagAAGCCTCAAGTTTTATATTTTCAAgattatcataatttttttttgcagaaaCTTAAGAAAAAGAAAACCCTATTAAGGCCGACCGTAAAGGCAACAACGTATATTGGATCATCATAGAGGAATCCTTAACGCTCTTCGAGGAGATTATGCATGTTGAATTCTTATGGAGAAATCTTAGTTGTCCTTTGAGGCAATCACATGTGTTGAACCCTTATGAAGGAGTCCTTGTTGCCATTCGAGGCCACATATGCTAGATCCTCACGAAAGAATCCTTGCTGCGTCAGGGGCAACATATCACCTTCACTATAAAGACCACGACTTGGCCTAAACCATTTCGAAGAAGTTCTAAAGACAATTCACACGAGAAATAAGAGCATACACACAAAACAGTTAATCAACCACCAAGGATGAAAGTGTAAAAGAAGCCCCTAATGGCAATATTTCGTGGATGAAATGAGTACGTGCTGTTATCGGATGCAACACTGGCGCCTCTTGTTATTCAAAGGACAATTTTTTGCCTAACAGCACGTGTttgtaacaaagaagacaactttGTAACATCGTTCAGATAGAGAATTATAGAGAAACCCTATGTTTAGGAATTAGAGGCGTAAGACTTATTAGAAACTTTGAAATAACAAAAGAAACAACATCATTCACAAGTTTAAATTGAGATGAATTACCTATAGATGATCCAAAACTTGCGATTAAAGGAAGATACCATGACAAAATCTGGTAGTTTAACTCAGTTGGATAAGAAGATTCTCATTGTTTATATTAATTATGGTGTTAGCTTTATTATGAGACAAAACAACCGAATTACTCAAATAATCGAATTCCTCTGAGTTAGCTCAAACATTTCGCCTCTTTTCTAGTCACCAAACTTTTCATTATTGTCCtctctttaataaaaaataaaaaaactcctttttaacacttttttttaaagactattttcatattttttgacaccttattttcattttttctcttctattaaaaaaaaaaaaaatgtgctTCATGTGGAGGGAAAACGTTTAGCTAGTGAAGTAAAACTAAAACATAGGGTTTTAAGAagcaaaaaccaaaaacaaagaaGATAGAGAGGGAAAAAGAGCACAAGAGTTTAGAGACAAAATAGCGTTTGATTTCAATTTCTATGTGTTTGTGAAGCGAATGTAATGGCACCTGTGCTTCTTCGTCGTCTTCCTCTACTTCGCTTCATGGCCTCTCGCAATTTCTTCACACCTTCTTCCTTCCGTCTTCATTCTTATCCTCATTCTTGTTCATCTCTTCCTCTTTCAACTCTATCTAAACCCAGGtatattattttcaatttatttcttACTTAGTGATTATATGCTACCCCTTTTGAAAAATCTCGGTTTTTGATAAAAGGGGCCATTTTTTTGAttgaaaaatgtgttttttatggTGTTGTTGTTATTGGGATACTCTTTTTGTGCTGAATTGGTGATAGGAACAAAAGGGGttgtttatttgattttgttggtgaatgtttttgatgattttgtttgGTTTTTTCAGGAAGAGAATTTCTCTTAGAAAGTTTGCTGTTCCTAGTTTGGTGTCAAATGCAGCCACTCCCAGGGCGTATATGTCTTCTTTATCTGCGGCAGAAGATATTCATAAAAATGAAGGTTCCAAAGCTTATGGTTCTGATCAAATTCAGGTATTTTTCTTTCAGAATAATAGCTCTATTGATAGTGTAGAATCTTGACAATTTGGTAAGAGTTGTTTGAGTGTAAATTGGATATTGACTTGATGTAAATGTTATTGTGCTGAAAagtttattattttgaatttattcctTGGTATTTTGGTATTGTTAACGGGTTGCTGGCTTTTTCCATCAATGGTTGTTTGTTATTTGTAGGTACTTGAAGGCTTGGACCCTGTAAGAAAAAGGCCTGGGATGTATATTGGAAGCACTGGCACGCGTGGGTTGCACCATTTGGTatctttttgtgtttttttttctcGTTTTCATGACAGTTGTGATATTTTTGTCTGCTCTGTGATTGAAATTGAGTTTATTTCTTATTTGTTAGGTCTATGAAATTTTGGATAATGCTGTTGATGAAGCTCAAGCTGGTTTTGCTTCAAAGATTGCCGTTGTTTTACATGAAGACGATGCAGTGAGCATCACCGACAATGGTCGTGGGGTATGCTCTGATGTCTTTCTCATGGTTTGATTGTGTCTTTAGTCTTTGACTGTATATCTTGTATGTCCTTTTGCATAATCTTTGGTGTAATGTGATATTGATTTGAAGTACCtctttcatttatatttaaactTTATGAAAAAAGCAGTTCCGAGCTGTGAATATTATCAGTAACTGTTTTGAAATTTCCGTGGTTTTATGGAGTTAAATACGATATCTGACCAACTGTTTGACAATGCTAAGAATGATTCTTTTTACGGAATTAAGTATATCGCGAAGctcattttcaatttttaaagcTATTAATGCATGCACATTGATCAGTGTTTCCAAACAGAAAACCTATATTTCAGGATATTTCACAGTTGAATAGGAACTGATAGGACTAATTTTTTATGCTACATTCACTatcttttggatgattttgaCTTTACATACTAATTTCTCTCAATTGAATGCAGATTCCTACCGACATGCATCCAACTACAAAGAAATCTGCCTTAGAGACAGTGTTGACGGTATTTTTTCATTTACTTGAATACCGAGTCTAGAAGATTACTGTATTTTGTACATTCTAGAAGGTCAATACTCACTGCAGCAAGGTTCTTTTGATATCATacaattgaattttaattaaatcatttatgctattttatcaaaaaaataaatgTAAGGAAATGCATTAGACCTTGTAGAAATTTGTAAGTAATTGACAAGAAAATATTAACAAGCCTTtggtttatatttttttgtgCTTAATCTTTTTGTATACCttttaattggatacatattATTTACTTTTATGAACTTTGTAGATCTTGCACGCTGGTGGGAAATTTGGTGGCGTCAATAGTGGCTACTCTGTTTCTGGAGGTTTACATGGTGTTGGTTTATCTGTTGTTAATGCCTTGTCTGAGGTACGTCTTCCTTACAATTCTCTTTCTTTTCTGTCTAGAACTTTGCAATGTATATCTGACGCTTTGAATATAGAATTCGATGCACAACATACACTTTAAGACATCTTGACATACTCATATCCATCATATATCATTTATTTCGATGGTAAAAAATGATGCCATCACATTTATATTTCGTTTTCAGTCCGAGGTTCCCTTCCTTGTTCTGGTTAATTATCAGTGTTTTCTAAAGACCCTCTTTATTGTCTAACTCTACAGGTACTAGAGGTAACTGTTTGGCGTGAAGGGTTGGAATACACACAAAAATATTCTCGCGGGAAGCCGGTGACAACTTTGAATTGCGTCATGCTTCCTTTTGAAAATAAAGACCGTCAAGGAACGCGTATCAAATTTTGGCCTGACAAAGAAGGTTCTAGTTGTCAATCATTCCCAGTTTATGGTTTTTCTTCTATTCTGCTGCAAATTTTATTCTGacatgttttttttctctttccttaACATGCAGTATTCACCACTGCCATTCAGTTTGAATACAGCACAATAGCTGGACGCATTAGGGAGTTGGCTTTCCTTAACCCAAAGGTGAAGTAGTCGATTTGTTGGAGAGTAATTTTTCTGTCTACTTTGCATCTAACGCATTTTCTTGACCTTTGCAGCTTACAATTGTGCTTCGGAAAAAAGACAATGATCCCGAAAAGGTCCAATATAACGAGTATTTCTATGCTGGGGGATTGGCTGAATATGTGAAATGGCTTAACACGGATAAGGTCTTCTACTCTCACCTACACACCCTTAGTGCTTGAAAAtgtcttttcttctttttccagtCGTTGGTTTACCGAGGGAGGATATGATTCTCTTCTCCGTTTTACTTTTACTTCTTCAATTAAAATGTAAATTTGCATATAACTTGagtgttatgatgcatgtatgtattcTTTAAATATCCATCAGACTGCATATAATTCTAACTAAACAACTGTCTATTTTGACTAATACTGATGATCTGTTGCAGAAAGCTGTTCATGATGTTCTGAGTTTCAGAAAAGAAATAGATGGAGTCGCAGTTGATGTAGCTTTGCAATGGTAAGTCCTTCATCCATGCTCGGATTTTGTTGTCTATTGGCACTTGAACCCTCACTTCTTGTGAGTATGACTAAGGATTAACTCTTGAAATCAAGGGTTAGTTTTTTTGTATCTTGTAAACGTTAAAATCTCCAAATGGTAAGTCGGATTGTACAATTATTTGTAAAATGACTGACTATTCACAAATCCGTTGATCGATATGTGTAattcttttcatttcttctctgtTAGGTGTGAAGACGCGTACTCCGATACGATACTAGGATATGCTAATAGTATACGGACTGTCGATGGCGGCACCCATATTGATGGTATGAAGGCTTCTTTAACAAGAACACTAAATAATCTCGGAAAGAAATCAAAAGTTATCAAGGTATGAAGGATGCCAATACAATTGTGCTTAGCCAAATTTCATAAGTAGGAGATTTGGAGCTAGATATGATACGAAAGTAGCACCTAAACACGATTCTCTTTTATTCTTCCACTTAGAAGTTTGTGCAatccttataatatcttttaagtGGAGAGCTTCTTCTGTTCTTTACAGGAAAAGGAAATTTCTTTAAGTGGAGAGCATGTGAGAGAAGGCTTAACATGTGTTGTCTCAGTCAAGGTCCCAAATCCAGAGTTTGAAGGACAAACAAAGGTATTGCTTTTACTATATTGGAGTGCTTAATACAGTTTTCACCATCCAATTTATTTCCCTTCATTTCATATTACCTCCATTTCTTTGTTGCATGAAGACAAGGTTGGGAAATCCAGAGGTGCGTAAAGTGGTTGACCAATCTATTCAAGAATATCTTACTGAGTATTTGGAACTGCATCCAGATGTTCTTGATGCAGTGCTCTCTAAAGCTCTTAATGCTTTCAAGGTATTTACAAGCGTGACTTTTAGATCCTATTGATCCTGATAAGATTAGgctttttttcttatataatttAACCGAAAAATATCTCTCTTGAAATTTGTCTTATTAGGCAGCTTTGGCTGctaaaagagcaagggagttggTGAGATCGAAGAGTGTATTGAGATCTTCATCTCTTCCGGGAAAACTTGCTGATTGTTCATCATCAAATCCCGAAGACTGTGGTATGTTTCTGTTTTACAGATTTGTTTTTGCTTTTTAGAAAGACATTTATTACAATTAAAGTTGTGCGGCATTTTCTGACTTAGATTACTCTGAAAATAGCTATTCCTATTAATTACGAGTAGTTTTCATGATCAAATGATTGCTATAATTCCTTGTTTTTTATCCCCATGTTGCAGAAATTTTTATAGTTGAAGGTGATTCTGCTGGGGGAAGTGCTAAGCAAGGTCGTGACAGGCGCTTCCAGGTAAAGTACACATTGTTAGATGAAAGCCTATAAAAGTGAAACCACCTGACATGCTGGGCATGAGCGCGCAAgtgcacacatacacacaaatATACACATTCGTGGGTTTCATATTTGTCCCTATAAGCAAGAGAGCCACAGGCTTTGATTGTTgacaatgttttttttataaaaatagggGCAGTTTATTTGTTAGATTAGCGCTTCATTACATGAATAAAAAACACAGTTGAGCTATGCAAGTCTATGTATTTATTAGACCATATTTGTTGCAGGCCATTCTCCCATTGAGGGGTAAGATTCTGAATATTGAAAGGAGAGATGAAGCAGCAATGTACAAAAATGAAGAGATCCAAAATTTAATCCTTGGTCTCGGCCTCGGAGTGAAGGTTAAAATCATCCTGAATATCTGAATACCACGTTAGCTAAGTTATTAGTTATATTCAGTGTAAATACTAACCAAATCAACTATATTGAATTGAAGTAACAATCCTTGACCACATGTTCTGGAACTCTATGCCCTTAACTTCATCTTCTATTTAACTATTTAACTCAAATTGTGTTTTGTTGGTTCA encodes the following:
- the LOC131633843 gene encoding DNA gyrase subunit B, chloroplastic/mitochondrial-like; this translates as MAPVLLRRLPLLRFMASRNFFTPSSFRLHSYPHSCSSLPLSTLSKPRKRISLRKFAVPSLVSNAATPRAYMSSLSAAEDIHKNEGSKAYGSDQIQVLEGLDPVRKRPGMYIGSTGTRGLHHLVYEILDNAVDEAQAGFASKIAVVLHEDDAVSITDNGRGIPTDMHPTTKKSALETVLTILHAGGKFGGVNSGYSVSGGLHGVGLSVVNALSEVLEVTVWREGLEYTQKYSRGKPVTTLNCVMLPFENKDRQGTRIKFWPDKEVFTTAIQFEYSTIAGRIRELAFLNPKLTIVLRKKDNDPEKVQYNEYFYAGGLAEYVKWLNTDKKAVHDVLSFRKEIDGVAVDVALQWCEDAYSDTILGYANSIRTVDGGTHIDGMKASLTRTLNNLGKKSKVIKEKEISLSGEHVREGLTCVVSVKVPNPEFEGQTKTRLGNPEVRKVVDQSIQEYLTEYLELHPDVLDAVLSKALNAFKAALAAKRARELVRSKSVLRSSSLPGKLADCSSSNPEDCEIFIVEGDSAGGSAKQGRDRRFQAILPLRGKILNIERRDEAAMYKNEEIQNLILGLGLGVKGEDFKKDALRYHKIIILTDADVDGAHIRTLLLTFFYRYQRALFDEGYIYVGVPPLYKVVRGKQVHYCYDEADLKKLKSSFPPNASYNMQRFKGLGEMMPLQLWETTMDPEQRLLKKLTVEDAAEANIVFSSLMGARVDVRKELIRNAANMIDLDQLDI